TTTTCTTAAGCATAGCCCTTAGGGCTATGTTTagaaaaactaatatatatatactataatatataCAACACAACAATATTCAATGCCACAACTTAAGTTTTATACTCCGTACTATGTGTTTTTGAAATACAGAGGACTTGTTGATCTTTACTTTCGGTTGCATGATTTAAAAGCCAGCTTTTGTATTTTTACATTTGACTAGATGTAATTATTTAAATGTATGGCATTTTTACTTTAGTAACGGATCATATGTATTTTTGTCATTTTATGAATACAACTTAGATAAAAGGGTCATTGTCATGGTTGAGCGATTTGTCTTGACAAATTTTGTATAGATTTGTGATAAGTGCTGACTGTGAGTGTTCGAGCCGTCTTAGAGGGTAATCAGGGTATGCAAGATATAAGTAGTTCGTTCTGTTAATTTTAAGGACCCTTATCAATAAGCAAAAAAGTCTCCGGATTTATACGGAAGTTTTTCATATGTATAAAAATAAGTTCGAATACTCCGAAaatgtaatatttttaaaacttcaAAAATAAATGGGCCATAGAGTATATTatattgttgtgttatatttttTTGGCTCCTTTAGACTTTGGGCTATGTGCGATTGAATCGCACACCTTGCACGCCCAAATATCCGGTATATGCTATTAACACAAATGACCTCAATTTAGAAGTCTTTTTGATTCATAGATTATGGAAACAATAATACCTTATATTATGCTATTTATAATGGTAACTTTTAGTAGCATTATCTTTTTTAATAAGTATTGAAAAATTAACTTTTATAAGCCCCAGTTTTTATCTCATAAAAGAACTTATATCAAGTTAATGAGACAACCTCGTGAGTGTGTGAGTATAAGTGTTCTATAAATAAAAATAGGACTCATAAAATATGAAATATTGTTATATGATCTGATATATGTAAGACCTTAATCTATGCAGAATCACAAATTGGAGTATGCTACGGATTACTAGGAAACAATCTTCCAACACCAGCACAAGTCATAAGCTTATACAATTCCCGCAACATCAAACGAATGAGACTTTACGATCCTAACCAAGCCGTTTTACAAGCGTTAAGTGGGTCCAACATTGAAGTAATGATAGGTGTCCCAAATTCAGATTTACAATATGTTGCTGCGAGTCGTGACAACGCATTTGATTGGGTATGGAAAAACGTTGCGAGCTATCCTAATATCAAATTTCGTTACATAGCAGTTGGAAATGAGGTTAAGCCTTCTGATGGCTATTTGGCGCCATTGGTTCATCCGGCTTTGACAAATATTAATGAAGTGGTTGCGTTTTATGGACTCAAGGATCAAATCAAAGTTTCGACTGCAGTTGATACAACGATGATTGGTGTCGATTATCCACCGTCACAAGGTGCATTCAGAGATGATGTTAGGTGGTATACTGACCCGATCATCGGGTTCCTTAATGCCGTAAATGCACCATTGCTTGTTAATGTCTATCCTTATTTCAGGTACATTTGTTGTCTGTGCTTTTATTTATCATATTAGTTTTTGCCTTTTGTATACAacaaaataataaatatacactTTTTTTCTAAGTCGTCAAACTATACACACTTTTCTCAAAAAAATTGTCAATATACACCATTTCTTAGACCAACAATTTGATCGACCACAGCTTTAAGGTGGTCGACTATACTTTTTTTTGCATGTAGTCAACAAAGCATCAAGTTGAGGTTGATCGACCACTTCAAACCGATGGTCGACTACGTAGTAGACCAAACATCAAGTTAAGCTTACATTGATGTTTGGTCTACTACATCGACCATCTTATTGAAGTGGTCGACCAAGTTTAACTTGATGTTTGGTCGATTACAGACAAAAAAAGCTTTAGTCGACTACTTTAAAGTTGTTGCCGATCAAATTGTTGGTCTAATGGATAGTTGTTGAACACTTTGAAGAAAAAGTATATTTGTCAATTTCTCTTTGTATAATGGAAAGATAACGAAGTTTAAATTGTTTAAATTTGAAATTGACAAATGGGAATATAGTCGTGATAAGTGTTTAAGATGTCAGAATATTTCTtttctaataaaataaaataaaataaaatataaaatatgtatatataatggaAAATGATTTTTCCTCGTAATTATATAGATTTACAACATGTGACGTTTACTACTAGTAATTTTTTCTCATCTCATAATTTGTTGATCTAACTAAGTGTCAATatttaattgaacaagatgataaaTAAACGGATTAATTAGGAGGATAAACAGTACTCGTATATAATTTTAATAGAAGTTGTCATTAAATTGGTCACTAGAATTGTAACATTTTGGTTTGGTGATTTAATTCGAAAACGCAACCCAACTTAGTAGTTGCTCTGGGATTAGTAAGGGATTAGTAAGTTGACCGTTTGGATACccgggtaaaaaaaaaaaaaagatatacttTGTGGGTCCCATATGGCTCGCCTCCACCTTGGCATATAGATATAGTCAGAATTAAGAACGTTGAAAATGACCGTATGGATAAATATATCACATTTAGCAATATTGTTGTAACGTTTATTTATATATTCgtcccatttttttttttaaagttattcAGGTAATCCTTCAGCCATATCGCTTGCCTATGCAACATTTACGTCTCCAGGAACTGTAGTACAAGATGGAGCAAACGCGTACCAAAATCTTTTTGATGCGATGGTAGATGTGATGTACTCGGCGTTAGAGAAGACTGGAGGCTCTTCACTTGAAATTGTTATATCTGAAACCGGATGGCCATCAGATGGTGCGTTTGGAGCAACATTTGATAATGCACGtacatattatacaaacatggttGCACATGCGCCATGGGGTACGCCTAAGAGACCAGGAAAGGCTATAGAGACGTACTTGTTTGCAATGTTCGATGAGAACAACAAGGAACCTCAACTCGAGAAAAACTTTGGAGTATTTTACCCAAATCAACAAGCAAAGTATAATCTCAATTTTAACTCGATACAAAAAGGATACGAGACTATCTAGAGATGGTTTATCTAATCCTCAAAAGTACTTGAGATTATGTCTGTTTTAGTTGGCGAACTCGAAATATGTTATCCTTCAAGTATTTTCTTGTCATGTTGGTTTATGGTTTATGGATTTATAATATAATAAAGTTGGTAATATACATTACaaatttgataatgataatgaataatgaatattatattattattatattatattataatatattataattataattatattatattattatcataattataattatattataattataattatattatattatatattataattataattataattataattataattataattataatacaatacACATTCTAACAGACGTGATACAGTTGGCCGTTTGGTCAGGCCCAAAACGACACAAGTTACACCCccttttcacatttgatttttcattctttccccctcaactataAACACCTTACAAAAACTACACCAAACTCCAGGGGGTTAAACCTTCAATtttgtaaattaaaataaaaactccacccacacatttcgacagcccgtatcttccttctCGTCCCGAGTTAAATTTACATTCTAACAGACGTGATAAAGTTGGCCGTTTGGTCAGGCCCAAAACGACACAAGTTACACCCctttttcacatttgatttttcattctttccccctcaactataAACACCTTACAAAAACTACACCAAACTCCAGGGGGTTAAACCTTCAATtttgtaaattaaaataaaaactccacccacacatttcgacagcccgtatcttccttctcgtcccgagttaaatttcaccgagcacaccgttaaactcgaaataattttatgaacaaaacgaaactaggtacgttcgaaacggacactttttaaaaaaacactaaacacaacgacagcccgtatcttctcgctcgccgcgaattaaatttttctgacagcatcgtcagactcgaaataattttatgaacaaaacgaaaataAACACgtccgaaacggacactttttaaaaaacgctaaacacaatgatagcccgtatctttctgctcgccgcgagttaaattttttcgacagcaccgttagactcgaaatacttttatcaacaaaccgaaactaactacgttcgaatccGACagttttttaaaaaacactaaagacgacaaCACCTAAAACGGCGGCTAACACATGTGCCGTTTTCCCTTGTGTAAAtcataaagctacgttaaatatgaatacgcaggccgaaagcctccgcagcatcgcgcgggccggaccggAACTAGTTCCTAATGTAATACGGCAGAGTATTTAAATGGCTGGACAACAAAACCTACAAGGCCCAAAATTCTTTTGGGCTTGGATCATAGAAGCCTAATCAAGAAATCTTTAACTAAGAATTGATATATCCAGTGATCAAAATGATAAATTCACTACTTGTGAATTAAATACTTATCATTCCAACGGTAAATATATCactattatatttttatatgtCGATCATTACATCGTCATCTCCTATAATATCAAAAgtaataaataatacggagtatcaaATAATTTCAAAGCTTAACGTCTGTATATTTCACAAAAATATAATCAGTTCCAATAGCAAAACAGaaattactagtgaaatgacccgtggaaccacgtgtttgtttaaacgaaacagtttaatgatattttttacgtattaagtgaacgtaaatgctaaagttatttagtttaatgacccgtgaaaccacagagTCCGATTAAGAAACtcatcagctgaacatttcatcaaacacctacaaTTTATATTAAACAATCcatatccaatcataagagataatattagttgtcattttattttaaaagtataaattaaaatataaatttaggatCGGTTTCCTTCTGTTTAGCTTTTATAACTTCTCGTACTTAATTCAAAATAATTACTTAAA
This window of the Rutidosis leptorrhynchoides isolate AG116_Rl617_1_P2 chromosome 7, CSIRO_AGI_Rlap_v1, whole genome shotgun sequence genome carries:
- the LOC139857633 gene encoding glucan endo-1,3-beta-glucosidase, basic vacuolar-like, with amino-acid sequence MSFMAPLLLLLGIFDTLLITTESQIGVCYGLLGNNLPTPAQVISLYNSRNIKRMRLYDPNQAVLQALSGSNIEVMIGVPNSDLQYVAASRDNAFDWVWKNVASYPNIKFRYIAVGNEVKPSDGYLAPLVHPALTNINEVVAFYGLKDQIKVSTAVDTTMIGVDYPPSQGAFRDDVRWYTDPIIGFLNAVNAPLLVNVYPYFSYSGNPSAISLAYATFTSPGTVVQDGANAYQNLFDAMVDVMYSALEKTGGSSLEIVISETGWPSDGAFGATFDNARTYYTNMVAHAPWGTPKRPGKAIETYLFAMFDENNKEPQLEKNFGVFYPNQQAKYNLNFNSIQKGYETI